One Streptomyces puniciscabiei DNA segment encodes these proteins:
- a CDS encoding phytanoyl-CoA dioxygenase family protein, which produces MTVTDNGAVLPEAVRQRFEEDGFVVVRELFGREEIARLCAAFAALHVAGPVPGHFEPRPADPDPLRRYPRVMQPHEVSPEAREFLLDARLRAVLEVLFGEEVLAAQSMFYFKPPGARGQALHQDNFYLRVEPGTCVAAWVACEPIDRDNGGLQVVPGTHRMDLFCPELADEELSFAREYVPPPAGLSPVPVDLAPGDVLFFNGSLVHGSGPNRTADRFRRSFIGHYVGRSAERIGGYYRTLTMSGERVRLPESEGAGPCGTEFAPHGPH; this is translated from the coding sequence ATGACAGTCACGGACAACGGCGCCGTCCTGCCCGAGGCGGTCCGGCAGCGGTTCGAGGAGGACGGATTCGTCGTCGTACGGGAGCTGTTCGGCCGGGAGGAGATCGCGCGGCTGTGCGCCGCGTTCGCCGCGCTGCACGTGGCCGGTCCGGTGCCGGGCCACTTCGAGCCGCGCCCGGCCGACCCCGACCCGCTGCGCCGGTACCCGCGGGTGATGCAGCCGCACGAAGTCAGCCCGGAGGCACGGGAGTTCCTGCTGGACGCCCGGCTGCGGGCGGTGCTGGAGGTGCTGTTCGGCGAGGAGGTGCTGGCCGCGCAGAGCATGTTCTACTTCAAGCCGCCGGGTGCGCGCGGGCAGGCCCTGCACCAGGACAACTTCTATCTGCGGGTCGAGCCGGGGACGTGTGTGGCGGCGTGGGTGGCCTGCGAGCCTATCGACCGGGACAACGGCGGCCTCCAGGTCGTCCCCGGCACCCACCGGATGGACCTGTTCTGCCCCGAACTCGCCGACGAGGAGCTGTCGTTCGCCCGTGAGTACGTTCCGCCTCCGGCCGGGCTGTCCCCGGTTCCGGTGGATCTGGCGCCGGGTGACGTGCTGTTCTTCAACGGCAGCCTGGTGCACGGCTCCGGGCCCAACCGCACGGCCGACCGGTTCCGGCGCTCGTTCATCGGGCACTATGTCGGCCGGTCGGCCGAGCGGATCGGCGGGTACTACCGGACGCTCACGATGTCGGGTGAGCGGGTGCGGCTGCCGGAGAGCGAGGGGGCGGGGCCGTGCGGCACGGAGTTCGCACCGCACGGACCCCACTGA
- a CDS encoding aldo/keto reductase, giving the protein MQYVKLGSTGLDVSRICLGCMTYGLPDRGVHEWTLDEEASRPLIRQALEAGVNFFDTANVYSDGTSEEIVGKALRDFANRDEIVLATKVNGRMRPGPNGAGLSRKAVMAEIDHSLRRLGTDYVDLYQIHRYDHATPVEETMEALHDLVKAGKVRYIGASSMYAWEFSKLQYTAERHGWTKFVSMQNHYNLLYREEEREMLPLCADQGVGVLPWSPLARGRLTRDWGTVTERSANDNFGSRLYLESDRSIVEAVTRIADDRGVTRAQVALAWLLHQDTVAAPVVGAAKPHHIEDAVAAVELELTEKEIEELEQPYTPRAISGH; this is encoded by the coding sequence ATGCAGTACGTGAAGCTCGGTTCGACGGGCCTGGACGTGTCGCGGATCTGTCTGGGCTGCATGACCTACGGCCTGCCCGACCGCGGCGTCCACGAGTGGACCCTCGACGAGGAGGCCTCCCGCCCGCTCATCCGGCAGGCGCTGGAGGCGGGCGTCAACTTCTTCGACACCGCGAACGTCTACTCGGACGGCACCAGCGAGGAGATCGTCGGCAAGGCCCTGCGCGACTTCGCGAACCGCGACGAGATCGTGCTGGCCACCAAGGTGAACGGCCGGATGCGGCCGGGCCCCAACGGCGCCGGACTGTCCCGCAAGGCGGTCATGGCGGAGATCGACCACAGCCTGCGCCGCCTCGGCACCGACTACGTCGACCTCTACCAGATCCACCGCTACGACCACGCGACCCCCGTCGAGGAGACGATGGAGGCGCTGCACGACCTGGTCAAGGCGGGCAAGGTCCGCTACATCGGGGCGAGTTCCATGTACGCCTGGGAGTTCTCCAAGCTGCAGTACACGGCGGAGCGGCACGGCTGGACGAAGTTCGTGTCCATGCAGAACCACTACAACCTGCTCTACCGCGAGGAGGAGCGGGAGATGCTGCCGCTCTGCGCGGACCAGGGCGTCGGCGTGCTGCCGTGGAGCCCGCTCGCCCGCGGCCGGCTCACCCGGGACTGGGGCACGGTCACCGAGCGCAGCGCGAACGACAACTTCGGCAGCCGCCTGTACCTGGAGAGCGACCGCTCGATCGTCGAGGCGGTCACCCGGATCGCGGACGACCGCGGCGTGACCCGCGCCCAGGTGGCCCTCGCCTGGCTGCTCCACCAGGACACGGTGGCGGCCCCGGTCGTCGGCGCCGCCAAACCGCACCACATCGAGGACGCGGTGGCCGCCGTGGAGCTGGAGCTGACCGAGAAGGAGATCGAGGAGCTGGAGCAGCCGTACACGCCACGGGCCATCAGCGGTCACTGA
- a CDS encoding flavoprotein, with protein MTEQAEKPFLYVVVCAAGIAAGVSKLIGAAQERNWEVGVIATPVAMSGFFDSEAVRAQTGRPVRSAWRTPADPRPFPPPDAVVVAPATFNTINKWAAGIADTLALGTLCEAAGLGIPIAVLPCVADALDAHPAYRDSLERLRGMGVRFGERYTGEVLPDGGRPDLAWEQALDLL; from the coding sequence ATGACCGAACAGGCCGAGAAGCCCTTCCTCTACGTCGTCGTCTGCGCGGCCGGGATCGCCGCGGGCGTCAGCAAACTGATCGGTGCCGCCCAGGAACGGAACTGGGAGGTCGGCGTCATCGCCACACCGGTCGCCATGAGCGGCTTCTTCGACAGCGAGGCCGTGCGGGCGCAGACGGGCCGGCCCGTCAGATCGGCCTGGCGCACACCGGCCGACCCCCGTCCCTTCCCGCCGCCGGACGCCGTCGTGGTGGCCCCCGCCACCTTCAACACCATCAACAAATGGGCGGCCGGCATCGCCGACACCCTCGCGCTCGGCACCCTGTGCGAGGCGGCGGGCCTGGGCATACCGATCGCCGTCCTGCCCTGCGTCGCCGACGCGCTGGACGCCCATCCCGCCTACCGGGACAGCCTGGAACGGCTGCGCGGGATGGGCGTCCGCTTCGGCGAGCGGTACACCGGTGAGGTACTGCCGGACGGCGGCCGTCCGGACCTCGCCTGGGAACAGGCACTGGACCTGCTCTAG
- a CDS encoding nuclear transport factor 2 family protein produces the protein MADRPPLPPFTRESAAQKVQAAEDAWNTRDPHKVALAYSEDSVWRNRDTFVTGRAEIVAFLTAKWRRELDYALRKDLWAFDGNRIAVRFQYECHDADGQWWRSYGNELWEFDEHGLMTRREASINDVPIEEGQRRIHGPRPEAERGRSFPVR, from the coding sequence ATGGCCGACCGTCCGCCCCTGCCGCCGTTCACCCGCGAGAGCGCCGCGCAGAAGGTCCAGGCCGCCGAGGACGCCTGGAACACCCGCGACCCGCACAAGGTGGCGCTCGCCTACTCCGAGGACTCGGTCTGGCGCAACCGCGACACCTTCGTCACCGGCCGCGCCGAGATCGTCGCGTTCCTCACCGCCAAGTGGCGGCGCGAGCTGGACTACGCGCTGCGCAAGGACCTGTGGGCCTTCGACGGCAACCGCATCGCCGTCCGCTTCCAGTACGAGTGCCACGACGCCGACGGGCAGTGGTGGCGCTCGTACGGCAACGAACTGTGGGAGTTCGACGAGCACGGCCTGATGACCCGGCGGGAGGCCAGCATCAACGACGTGCCCATCGAGGAGGGGCAGCGCCGCATCCACGGCCCGCGCCCCGAGGCCGAGCGAGGGCGGTCCTTCCCGGTTCGGTAG
- a CDS encoding TetR/AcrR family transcriptional regulator, with protein MDSAAVRDRALDAAEELFYARGVQSVGMDELRGASGVSLKRLYQLFPAKEQLVAAYLARRDERWRGRLAEHVARQRDPRERIPAVFDWLEGWFGEAGFRGCAWINAYGELGATSALVAEQVRAHKEAFRDYLASLVADAGLPAALTGPLFLLAEGAMVTAGITGTTRPAAEAREAARTLLATTGPGGPRPS; from the coding sequence ATGGACAGCGCGGCCGTCCGGGACAGGGCGCTCGACGCCGCGGAGGAGCTGTTCTACGCCCGGGGTGTGCAGTCCGTGGGCATGGACGAACTGCGCGGCGCGTCAGGAGTCTCGCTCAAGCGCCTCTACCAGCTCTTCCCCGCCAAGGAGCAGCTGGTCGCGGCCTACCTGGCACGGCGGGACGAGCGCTGGCGCGGACGCCTGGCGGAGCACGTGGCACGGCAGCGGGACCCGCGGGAGCGGATCCCGGCCGTTTTCGACTGGCTGGAGGGTTGGTTCGGCGAGGCCGGCTTCCGCGGCTGCGCCTGGATCAACGCCTATGGCGAGCTGGGCGCCACCTCCGCCCTGGTCGCCGAGCAGGTGCGCGCCCACAAGGAGGCGTTCCGGGACTACCTCGCCTCGCTCGTGGCGGACGCCGGGCTGCCCGCCGCGCTCACCGGTCCCCTCTTCCTCCTCGCCGAGGGGGCGATGGTGACGGCCGGCATCACGGGGACCACCCGGCCGGCGGCCGAGGCCCGCGAGGCGGCGCGGACCCTGCTGGCGACCACCGGACCGGGCGGGCCCCGGCCCTCCTAG
- a CDS encoding ferredoxin, which translates to MHIDIDKDVCIGAGQCALAAPGVFTQDDDGYSTLLPGREDGAGDPMVREAARACPVSAIRLS; encoded by the coding sequence ATGCACATCGACATCGACAAGGACGTCTGTATCGGGGCCGGCCAGTGCGCGCTGGCGGCACCGGGCGTCTTCACCCAGGACGACGACGGCTACAGCACCCTGCTGCCCGGGCGGGAGGACGGCGCGGGCGATCCGATGGTCCGGGAGGCGGCCCGCGCCTGCCCGGTGAGCGCGATCAGGCTGTCCTAG
- a CDS encoding cytochrome P450 encodes MTELTDGTGPANPADPVAFPQDRSCPYHPPTGYEPLRDGRSLSRVTLFDGREVWAVTAHATARALLADPRLSSDRRRPGFPIPAERFAGVRDRRVALLGMDDPEHQRQRRMMIPSFTVRRATELRPWIRRTVDGLLDAMIAQGPPADLVSAFALPVPSMVICGLLGVPYRDHEFFEEQSRRLLRGPRAADSVQARTRLEEYLGGLIDAKAKQAEGGDGVLDDLVHHQLRDGTVDRDELVSLAVILLVAGHETTANMISLGTFTLLRHPDRLAELRADPALLPAAVEELMRMLSIAEGLQRVALDDIEIAGTTIRAGEGVLFSTSVINRDPALYDDPDTLDFHRPTRHHVAFGFGIHQCLGQNLARAELEIALGGLLARLPGLRLAVPAEEVPFKPGDTIQGMLELPVTW; translated from the coding sequence ATGACGGAACTGACGGACGGCACCGGTCCGGCGAACCCGGCCGATCCCGTCGCCTTCCCGCAGGACCGCTCCTGCCCCTACCACCCGCCCACCGGATACGAGCCGCTGCGGGACGGGCGATCCCTGTCCCGAGTCACCCTGTTCGACGGCCGCGAGGTCTGGGCGGTCACCGCCCACGCCACCGCCCGCGCCCTGCTCGCCGACCCCCGCCTGTCCAGCGACCGCCGCCGTCCCGGCTTCCCCATCCCCGCGGAGCGGTTCGCCGGCGTCCGCGACCGCAGGGTGGCCCTGCTCGGGATGGACGATCCCGAACACCAGCGGCAGCGGCGGATGATGATCCCGTCGTTCACCGTCAGACGCGCGACCGAGCTGCGGCCGTGGATCCGGCGCACCGTGGACGGGCTGCTGGACGCGATGATCGCCCAGGGACCGCCTGCCGACCTGGTCTCCGCCTTCGCCCTGCCCGTGCCGTCGATGGTGATCTGCGGGCTGCTCGGAGTGCCGTACCGTGACCACGAGTTCTTCGAGGAGCAGTCCCGCAGGCTGCTGCGCGGCCCCCGGGCGGCCGACTCCGTTCAGGCCCGCACACGGCTGGAGGAGTACCTCGGCGGGCTCATCGACGCCAAGGCGAAGCAGGCCGAGGGCGGTGACGGCGTTCTCGACGACCTCGTCCACCACCAGCTGCGCGACGGCACGGTGGACCGCGACGAGCTCGTCTCGCTGGCCGTCATCCTGCTGGTGGCGGGCCACGAGACGACGGCCAACATGATCTCCCTGGGCACCTTCACCCTGCTCCGGCACCCCGACCGGCTGGCCGAGTTGCGCGCCGACCCGGCGCTGCTGCCCGCCGCCGTGGAGGAGCTGATGCGGATGCTGTCCATCGCGGAGGGGCTGCAGCGGGTGGCGCTGGACGACATCGAGATCGCCGGCACCACCATCCGGGCCGGCGAGGGCGTGCTCTTCTCGACCTCGGTGATCAACCGCGATCCCGCCCTCTACGACGACCCCGACACCCTGGACTTCCACCGGCCCACCCGCCACCACGTGGCGTTCGGCTTCGGCATCCACCAGTGCCTGGGCCAGAACCTGGCCCGCGCGGAGCTGGAGATCGCCCTGGGCGGCCTGTTGGCCCGGCTGCCGGGGCTGCGCCTCGCGGTCCCCGCCGAAGAGGTCCCCTTCAAACCCGGCGACACGATCCAGGGGATGCTGGAACTCCCCGTGACCTGGTAA
- a CDS encoding nitroreductase family deazaflavin-dependent oxidoreductase: MPLEGEYEPSPTQWVREQVELYESSGGTKGTTLLDTGMPVVVLTSRGAKSGKIRKTPLMRVEHEGTYAVVASQGGAPKHPVWYFNIISDPHVELQDGPVKRDMRAREVTGEEKARWWERAVAAYPPYADYQKKTSREIPVFVLEPLDED; encoded by the coding sequence ATGCCTCTTGAGGGCGAGTACGAGCCCAGCCCGACGCAGTGGGTGCGCGAGCAGGTCGAGCTGTACGAGAGCTCCGGCGGGACGAAGGGCACCACGCTGCTGGACACCGGCATGCCGGTGGTCGTGCTGACCAGCCGGGGCGCGAAGAGCGGAAAGATCCGCAAGACGCCGCTGATGCGCGTGGAGCACGAGGGGACGTACGCGGTGGTCGCCTCCCAGGGCGGCGCGCCCAAGCACCCGGTGTGGTACTTCAACATCATCTCCGATCCGCATGTCGAGCTGCAGGACGGGCCGGTCAAGCGGGACATGAGGGCCCGTGAGGTCACCGGCGAGGAGAAGGCCCGGTGGTGGGAGCGCGCCGTCGCCGCGTACCCGCCGTACGCCGACTACCAGAAGAAGACGTCGCGGGAGATCCCGGTCTTCGTGCTGGAGCCCCTCGACGAGGACTGA
- a CDS encoding cation diffusion facilitator family transporter produces MSGTSSQQSDGTQGTGSGADRHTRVTVLVALAANLVIAVAKAVGGVLAGSPALLSEAAHSVADSCNEVFLLAALRRSRRPADAQHPFGYGKERFFWSLLAAVGIFVMGGCFSFFQGAEALRQGTEEKFSGYVAGLIVLGVALLAEGLSLLRALHQARRQGGLGSLGDPALRTVIAEDGTAVLGVTLALAGMALHMVTGQVAWEASASLAIGVLLVYVAYRLGRDARDRLIGEAADPELSGRIRSLLRAQPEIDSVEALFTMKMGLDATLVVARIDLVPGLESERVEEVAVRIKRSLARTFPEADQIFLDVTDRPAGEARESPAATGERGGA; encoded by the coding sequence GTGAGCGGGACATCCTCCCAACAGAGCGACGGGACGCAGGGCACGGGCTCCGGGGCCGACCGGCACACCAGGGTCACCGTGCTGGTGGCGCTCGCCGCCAACCTGGTCATCGCCGTGGCCAAGGCCGTCGGCGGTGTCCTCGCCGGCTCGCCCGCGCTGCTGTCCGAGGCCGCGCACTCCGTCGCCGACAGCTGCAACGAGGTGTTCCTGCTGGCCGCGCTGCGCCGCAGCCGCCGCCCCGCGGACGCACAGCACCCCTTCGGTTACGGCAAGGAACGCTTCTTCTGGTCCCTCCTCGCCGCCGTCGGCATCTTCGTCATGGGCGGCTGTTTCTCCTTCTTCCAGGGCGCCGAGGCGCTGCGCCAGGGCACCGAGGAGAAGTTCAGCGGCTATGTCGCGGGCCTGATCGTGCTGGGCGTGGCCCTCCTCGCCGAGGGCCTCTCGCTGCTGCGGGCCCTGCACCAGGCGCGCCGGCAGGGCGGCCTCGGCTCACTGGGCGACCCTGCGCTGCGCACGGTGATCGCCGAGGACGGCACGGCGGTGCTCGGCGTGACGCTCGCCCTCGCCGGGATGGCCCTGCACATGGTGACCGGGCAGGTCGCCTGGGAGGCGTCCGCCTCGCTGGCGATCGGCGTCCTGCTGGTGTACGTCGCCTACCGGCTCGGCCGTGACGCCCGCGACCGGCTCATCGGCGAGGCCGCCGATCCGGAGCTCAGCGGCAGGATCCGCTCGCTGCTGCGGGCGCAGCCGGAGATCGACAGTGTGGAGGCGCTGTTCACGATGAAGATGGGACTCGACGCCACCCTGGTGGTCGCTCGCATCGACCTGGTGCCCGGGCTGGAGAGCGAGCGGGTGGAGGAGGTCGCCGTACGCATCAAGCGGTCGCTGGCCCGGACGTTTCCCGAGGCCGACCAGATCTTCCTGGACGTGACCGACCGGCCGGCGGGCGAGGCACGGGAGAGCCCCGCCGCGACGGGGGAACGCGGCGGGGCCTGA
- a CDS encoding DUF4235 domain-containing protein: MAKTKKKKLPFVYQPIGFVLSWTGGALAGVAFRKAWMALRHEEEAPDALDQDRGWGEILLASAVQGAIFAVVKSAVDRTGAKAIARSTGVWPVASKEEDGD; this comes from the coding sequence ATGGCCAAGACAAAGAAGAAAAAGCTTCCCTTCGTCTACCAGCCGATCGGTTTCGTGCTCAGCTGGACGGGCGGCGCACTGGCCGGTGTCGCCTTCCGGAAGGCGTGGATGGCGCTGCGGCACGAGGAGGAGGCCCCGGACGCGTTGGACCAGGACCGTGGGTGGGGGGAGATCCTGCTGGCCTCGGCCGTGCAGGGGGCGATCTTCGCGGTGGTGAAGAGCGCGGTGGACCGTACCGGGGCGAAGGCGATCGCTCGGTCCACGGGGGTGTGGCCCGTGGCCTCCAAGGAGGAGGACGGGGACTGA
- a CDS encoding pyridoxamine 5'-phosphate oxidase family protein — translation MTPPPARTAAERKKDTLHRLENDVDVWVATAGPDGAAPYLVPLSFVWDGATLLIATPADSPTGRNLVATGRTRLGLGPTRDVVVIEGTVQSVTPEDLPEEDAEVFAGKTGFDPRQLAARYLYFRVLPQRVQAWREENELRGRELMREGEWLVDD, via the coding sequence ATGACCCCACCGCCCGCCCGCACCGCCGCAGAGCGCAAGAAGGACACCCTCCACCGGCTGGAGAACGACGTCGACGTGTGGGTCGCCACCGCCGGACCCGACGGCGCCGCCCCCTATCTCGTGCCCCTGTCCTTCGTGTGGGACGGCGCCACACTGCTGATCGCCACCCCGGCCGACAGCCCCACCGGCCGCAACCTCGTCGCCACCGGCCGGACCCGCCTCGGCCTCGGCCCGACCCGGGACGTCGTCGTGATCGAGGGCACCGTCCAGTCGGTGACCCCGGAGGACCTCCCCGAGGAGGACGCCGAGGTCTTCGCCGGCAAGACCGGCTTCGACCCCCGCCAACTCGCCGCCCGCTACCTGTACTTCAGGGTCCTCCCGCAGCGCGTCCAGGCGTGGCGCGAGGAGAACGAACTGCGGGGGAGGGAGCTGATGCGCGAGGGGGAGTGGCTCGTGGACGACTGA
- a CDS encoding TetR/AcrR family transcriptional regulator, with protein sequence MTDRVAPPAARQRRRPTKQGVVLSAELIVETALRLIEEHGADALSVRRLGRALGADPSSLYRYFRHTDDLMLAIADELIGRTLRTWRPSGDWVADLRALGLRMHAGALAHPRAAVLSAHRVTGRGHEIQAVESILGVLRDAGFPDPEAVRIYHAFVDQALAFGALDSAGTALPRAAREAEAQVWRSTYGRLPAATHPHIAATAPHLVATMRSSSYPAALDLLLTAARTRLDHIRAGTGG encoded by the coding sequence ATGACCGACCGTGTCGCCCCGCCCGCCGCCCGGCAGCGCCGCCGCCCCACCAAACAGGGCGTGGTGCTGTCCGCGGAACTGATCGTGGAGACCGCCCTCCGGCTGATCGAGGAGCACGGCGCCGACGCGCTCTCCGTGCGCCGCCTCGGCCGGGCCCTCGGCGCCGACCCCAGCTCCCTCTACCGGTACTTCCGGCACACCGACGACCTGATGCTGGCCATCGCCGACGAGCTGATCGGCCGTACCCTGCGGACCTGGCGGCCGAGCGGCGACTGGGTGGCCGACCTGCGCGCTCTGGGCCTGCGCATGCACGCAGGGGCGCTCGCGCACCCCCGTGCGGCGGTGCTCAGCGCCCACCGGGTCACCGGGCGCGGCCATGAGATCCAGGCCGTGGAGAGCATCCTCGGCGTGCTGCGCGACGCCGGGTTCCCGGACCCGGAGGCCGTACGCATCTACCACGCGTTCGTCGACCAGGCCCTCGCCTTCGGCGCCCTGGACTCCGCGGGCACCGCCCTGCCCCGGGCCGCGCGCGAGGCCGAGGCGCAGGTGTGGCGCAGCACCTACGGCCGGCTGCCCGCCGCGACCCACCCGCACATCGCGGCCACCGCCCCCCATCTGGTCGCCACCATGCGCTCCAGCTCCTACCCGGCCGCCCTGGACCTCCTCCTGACAGCCGCGCGGACACGCCTTGATCACATTCGTGCGGGGACCGGGGGCTGA
- a CDS encoding APC family permease, which yields MSDRPLGVDPPTRPELRRSLSVVDGVAVAASSTAATTSIGIGLGVTAGVVGPHLPAIMLLAFLPVLGIAGAYSRLNRVEPNAGNGYVWVGRSLSPWLGFLVGWVNVVASVAFLAYTTAVTGSALLQLAGEAGLHRIGSLGLDPGSTAQTTAVGIVVLAAVTLTAVTGVRTAARLQSGLLVFEYVVLLGFCGYGVVTGPHSFSLSWFDPFAIPSATALAQGLLLSVFCYWGFEAAFTVNEEVRDPQDASRAGTITLVTMLGLFLLGSVAFQRVLAQGELAGHGAQGLAYYGDRLADRPLAALPLVALMFSAVASLQAGVIPTARGMFAMSRDRTLGPVWSRVSARYGTPAAGTLLIGALAVAVAAGALVIPRLADMIDAIVNAVGIVVALSYALTALAAAVRFRSLLRDHWWQGVRAVLLPVLSALVLLGLGGYLGWSFYTSADHLELRADNGWFLLLMPVAMIVSGFAVAAWARWVRRSPYFRTGAGTDADSPALLTTTSN from the coding sequence ATGAGCGACAGACCCCTCGGCGTCGATCCCCCTACGCGGCCCGAACTGCGCAGGTCCCTCAGCGTGGTCGACGGTGTGGCCGTCGCCGCCTCCAGTACGGCCGCCACGACCAGCATCGGCATCGGGCTCGGGGTGACCGCGGGCGTGGTCGGCCCGCATCTGCCGGCCATCATGCTGCTGGCGTTCCTGCCCGTCCTCGGGATCGCCGGGGCCTACTCGCGGCTGAACCGGGTGGAGCCGAACGCGGGCAACGGCTATGTGTGGGTGGGCCGTTCGCTCAGCCCCTGGCTCGGTTTCCTGGTGGGCTGGGTGAACGTCGTGGCGAGCGTGGCGTTCCTCGCCTACACGACGGCGGTGACCGGTTCGGCGCTGCTCCAGCTCGCCGGTGAGGCCGGGCTGCACCGGATCGGCTCGCTCGGTCTCGATCCGGGCTCGACCGCGCAGACGACGGCGGTCGGGATCGTCGTCCTGGCCGCCGTCACCCTGACCGCCGTGACCGGTGTCCGCACCGCGGCCCGGCTGCAGTCCGGGCTGCTGGTCTTCGAGTACGTGGTCCTGCTCGGCTTCTGCGGCTACGGCGTCGTGACCGGACCGCACTCCTTCAGCCTCTCCTGGTTCGACCCGTTCGCGATCCCCTCGGCGACCGCGCTGGCGCAGGGCCTGCTGCTGTCGGTGTTCTGCTACTGGGGGTTCGAGGCGGCGTTCACCGTCAACGAGGAGGTGCGGGACCCCCAGGACGCCTCCAGGGCCGGGACCATCACCCTGGTGACGATGCTCGGGCTGTTCCTGCTCGGCTCGGTCGCCTTCCAACGGGTGCTGGCGCAGGGCGAGTTGGCCGGTCATGGCGCGCAGGGGCTCGCGTACTACGGCGACCGGCTGGCGGACCGGCCGCTGGCCGCGCTGCCGCTCGTCGCGCTGATGTTCTCGGCGGTGGCCTCGCTGCAGGCCGGGGTCATCCCGACGGCGCGTGGGATGTTCGCGATGAGCCGGGACCGTACCCTCGGTCCGGTGTGGTCCAGGGTCAGCGCCCGGTACGGGACTCCGGCGGCCGGGACGCTGCTGATCGGGGCACTGGCCGTCGCCGTGGCCGCGGGCGCGCTGGTCATCCCCCGGCTCGCCGACATGATCGACGCGATCGTGAACGCGGTCGGCATCGTGGTCGCCCTGTCCTACGCGCTCACCGCGCTGGCGGCCGCCGTACGCTTTCGCTCGCTGCTGCGGGACCACTGGTGGCAGGGCGTCCGAGCGGTGCTGCTGCCCGTGCTCAGCGCGCTGGTCCTGCTGGGCCTCGGAGGCTATCTCGGCTGGTCCTTCTACACCTCCGCCGACCACCTCGAACTCCGCGCGGACAACGGCTGGTTCCTGCTGCTGATGCCGGTCGCGATGATCGTGTCCGGGTTCGCGGTGGCCGCCTGGGCCAGGTGGGTGCGCAGGTCGCCGTACTTCCGCACCGGCGCGGGCACCGACGCCGACTCCCCCGCGCTGCTCACCACCACCTCCAACTGA